DNA from Leptospira harrisiae:
AAGTCAGGATCGCACTGACCGCACAAAGGACAGATAAATAGGCTGAAAGTATGGCTTTTTTGGTTTTGTTAGGAACTAAATAACGAAAGATAAAATAACTAACCAAGGAAATACAAAGGATAAAAAAAGACTGCAACCTAGCATCCGTTTTGTCCCAAGGAACCCCCCAGGCACTATAGGCCCAAATGGGACCAGAAAACAAAACTCCAACGGCAAACAAAAAAGAAAGTTGGTTTGCTGTAAAAGCAAAGCGATCCCAAATTAGGTTCCTGGTAAAAAGAAAAATTAAGGAAAAAACAAAAGAAAGAATTGGGCCATATAACGCAACCCAGGCGACAGGTACATGTAAATAAAAAATTCTGTGGCTTAAACCTTGCTCCAAAATGACGTTAGGATACACTAACGAAAAGAAAACGGCAAAGACAAGCGTGGCAGAAACAACGAGATAAAAACCGATGTCAAAAACAGGGTGGAATATCCGAATCTTACGTTCCATTTTATTCCAGATTTTCAAAGATGGAAAGAAATTCTAGGAGAAAACAAATCCTCAGTGCTCATTCTTTAGAATCTCAATCATCACCGAACCAAGAGTTGCATAAAAAATCATAAAAAACAAAAGAAGGCCCACTGAAGGTAGGTAAAACCCTGGTTCCAGCCAGTACCGGTGTTCCGCCTCCAACCCAAAAAGAAAGAGCGGAATAGAAAACGGAAGTTGCAATAAGGGAATGATGATTTCCTTCAAACGACTCTCAAAAGCAATGAGTCCAAGTGACACTCCAAGAAAGACCAAACAGCCACTGCCTAGGTTTGCAAAAAGCCATTCTCCCCAATACCGGTCGATACTCATGTTTTGAAAGAAAACGGAAAGGACAAGGACTAGTGCTCCATTCACAAGGATGGTGCAAAACCAAATAGCAAAGGATTTGGCTAAATATAGGGAGATAGGACTGACAAAAGAGAGACTTGCTTCCCAACCCATCGATTCTCTCTCTTCCCAAAGGCTTTGACTTACAATGACAAAGTTAAGGATAAAGATAATAGCCCATTTGATTCCCCGGACACTTCGTTCTGATAACATTTCGTTCACTTCGATGGAAGTGTAGAATATAAAAACCACAGAAACACTTAAAGTAAAAAGGGAAACGACCCCACCAAGAGAGCGGCCAATCAGGTAAAATTCTTTTTTAAGTAAGGTGAGTAACAAACACACCTCCCTTCTCAATTTGTAATTGAGATGTACATTCTAATTCGTTGGGAATGGAATGGAGAACCGCCAATATCAATCTTGATTTTGATTCTTCATTCAAAAGAGCACTGAGAATTTTCGAAGAATCAGCGTCTAACCCGGTATAGGGTTCGTCAAACAAAATTACATCAGCAGAAGAAAGCAAAACACGAAGGATGGCTGCTTTTTGTTTCATTCCACGCGAAAATGTATGAATGGGATCCCAAATCCGCTTTTGTAAACGGAAGGATTCTAATAGATGTTTTTTTTTGGAGAGATCTAAAGGACGCCCATCTAACTTAGCAAAATATTCTAAATTTTCCTCTAAACTTAAGGAAGAATAAAAACCCAATTCATGACCAAGATAACTTAGTTTTTTTTTGCCTTGGGTCCAAGTCCATTTGGGAGAAGAGAGAGAATGGTGGTAGATTTCTTTTAGGAGTGTGGATTTACCGGCCCCATTTTCACCGAGTACAGCCACAAGTCCTGTCTCAAAAAAAGAAAGATAAATCTCTTTCAGTAAGACCTTTTCGCCGACAGTAATAGTAAGCGCTTTTGTTTCCAAAAGGGTTTGGTTCATTCTACACCATGTTCTTCCGTAGCTTCAGTCTCGCACTTCTGTTTTTATTTCCCAGTCTAGTTTGGGGACAAAAACTGATTGGAAACCAGGAATATCCAGAAATCCTTTGGGGCAAAGACCAAGAATTTGATACCTCTGATTTTCCGAATGGATCTTTTGTTCACCAAAAAGATGACTTCATTCTTGCCAGGGGAAAACTATTCCAAGGAGAACCTCCCAAATCAAATGGAAGTTTTACTTTTGAATCAGAAACCATAACTAATTCCGGAAAATGGAATAACGATACCATAGAACTTTTGCTTTCAGGAAAACCTAACGCCCGCCTCCAAGCCATCAAACGTTTGGAAGCTGGGATTCGGTTTGATCCTCAGTTTTTTCCTTTTCGTTACAATTTAGGAAGATTGTATTCACTTGAAATGAAATATGAAAAAGCCCTCGTGGAATTTGAATATGCCAAAGCAGAAATGCCCGATTACTTTAAAACTTACCTCCACATTGCAATTCTTTCCGAAATCACTCGCCAAGTATATTATGCAATCATGAATTACAAATTAGCAGTAGAAAAAAATCCATATGATACGGAAGCACTGATTCGTTTGGCTGATCATTATTTGGCAACAGGATTAAAAAACAGAGCACTCCTCTATCTAAACAAAGCCCTGAAGATTGAAGAAGAAAGTCCAAATGTAAAATTAGGATTTGCTAGACTTGAAATGGAAAAGGGAAACTTTCATATTGCTTATAAAATTTTTAATCGCACTACTCTTACAACAGCAGAAGGAAAACCAAAACCTTACGATAAAAAATTCCATTATTATTTTGCTGAAACTGCTTCCAAAGTTACAGATTATGAAACTGCTGAAGAAGAATATACAAAGATGCTTAGTTTTACCAATGATCCATTTTTTGCCACTGTATCTTCAAAAGTAATCGCAAGAAGGCGTGACATTGCGAAAAAATTTGCAGAAGCAAAACGAACTCAATTGGATGATTCGGAGGAAGAAACAACACCGCCAAACGAATGATTTCTTGCTTCCATTAAGCTTTGTAATAATTCAGATTTTGGGTTTGTTAGAATTTCCTTAGTTCTACCAAATTCAACAATTTCGCCGCCATCAAGTACAAAAATCCGATCACACATATAAGATAAAAATCCCAAATCATGAGAGACAATGAACATACCCAACTTTTCTGTTTGGTTCATTTGTTTGAGTTCTTCTGCTATTTTCTTTTGGACTAGGACATCGAGAGCAGTGACTGGTTCATCCAAAAGCAAATATTCGGGATCCATAAGTAAGGCTCTTAAAATTGCAAATCTCTGTAGTTGACCACCACTTAACTCTTGTTTTGTTTTTACTAACAATTCTTCTGGCAATTCAAATCGATTACAAAATGTTTTTATCCGATCCCACTCTTGCCTTTTGGTTTCTTCCTTTAAAAAAAAGTGGTTTTTAATTCGTATCGGTTCAAGAAGTAATTCTTTCATCGTACCTAGATGGGAAAAACTTCCGTGTGGGTCTTGAAAAACTGGTTGGAGTTTTGGATTCTTCCGGTTGGGTAATTCCTTTTCTTTCCAAAAGAGATTGCCACTCCACTGGTATCCATCAGTTTCACCAAGTAGTCCCAAGGCCAATCGAAACAAGGTCGATTTTCCAGATCCTGATTTTCCAATTAAACCCGTGATTTCATTCGGTTTTGCTTCTAAATGGATATTCTTTAAAAGAGGACGGCCACCCACTTTTACAGATATATTTTTAAGAGCAAACATCAGATTCACTCCATAAAATCATTGCGTTTCTCATTTTTACTCGGAAGTTAAATGAGTAGGAGAATTGGGAATTGGAACATATAAAAATCACAGAAGTGGGACCAAGAGACGGATTACAAAACGAAAAAACCATTCTCTCCACTCAGGATAAATTCGAATTCGTATCTCGTCTAGTAGAAAGCGGTGTAAAACAAATGGAACTCACGTCCTTTGTGCGTAAAGATCGAATCCCGCAAATGGGAGATGCCATAGACCTCTCTAAACTTGTCCTTCCCAAATATCACAACCAAGTGCAATTTTCTTCTCTCACACCCAATGCCAAGGGATATGAAGGTGCCAAGGAAGCCGGTTTTTCTGAAGTCGCAGTGTTTACAGCAACCTCAGAAACGTTTACTAAAAGAAATATCAATATGTCCATTGAAGAGAGCTTAAATTTTTTTAAACCCATCTTCACCCAAGCAAAATCAGATGGAATCAAAGTAAGAGGATACATCTCTACAGTGATCGCCTGCCCTTATGAAGGAAAATTAAAACCAGAAAAAACACTTGAAATCGCAGAACGACTGCTAGATTCAGGCGCTTACGAAATTTCTTTAGGAGAAACAATTGGTGTAGCCGTTCCATCGGAAGTTGAAACTCTATTAGAAGTCCTTTTGAAAAAGATTCCAAAAACTTATTTTGCAGGACACTTCCATGATACTTATGGAATGGCCATAGCGAACACAAAACAAGCACTCAACATGGGCATTCGTAGTTTTGATAGTTCTGCGGGTGGACTCGGCGGATGTCCTTATGCGAAGGGGGCCGCAGGAAATGTAGCCACTGAGGACTTAGTGTATTTTCTCCATAGAGAAGGTTACCAAACCGGAATCCAATTGGATTCACTCATTTCTGCCAGTCGGTTTATGGAAGAAAAAATCGGAAGGAAACTCACTTCCAGAACCTATATTGCAATGAAGAATGTCGATTGATTTAAAACTTCTCCACTCTAAGTTAGAAGATTTAAGAAATAAATACCGAAGTCTCAAGTATTTAGAAACTGACCCCATTTGTTTTCCAAA
Protein-coding regions in this window:
- a CDS encoding hydroxymethylglutaryl-CoA lyase — encoded protein: MEHIKITEVGPRDGLQNEKTILSTQDKFEFVSRLVESGVKQMELTSFVRKDRIPQMGDAIDLSKLVLPKYHNQVQFSSLTPNAKGYEGAKEAGFSEVAVFTATSETFTKRNINMSIEESLNFFKPIFTQAKSDGIKVRGYISTVIACPYEGKLKPEKTLEIAERLLDSGAYEISLGETIGVAVPSEVETLLEVLLKKIPKTYFAGHFHDTYGMAIANTKQALNMGIRSFDSSAGGLGGCPYAKGAAGNVATEDLVYFLHREGYQTGIQLDSLISASRFMEEKIGRKLTSRTYIAMKNVD
- a CDS encoding ABC transporter ATP-binding protein, with product MNQTLLETKALTITVGEKVLLKEIYLSFFETGLVAVLGENGAGKSTLLKEIYHHSLSSPKWTWTQGKKKLSYLGHELGFYSSLSLEENLEYFAKLDGRPLDLSKKKHLLESFRLQKRIWDPIHTFSRGMKQKAAILRVLLSSADVILFDEPYTGLDADSSKILSALLNEESKSRLILAVLHSIPNELECTSQLQIEKGGVFVTHLT
- the ccsA gene encoding cytochrome c biogenesis protein CcsA, translating into MERKIRIFHPVFDIGFYLVVSATLVFAVFFSLVYPNVILEQGLSHRIFYLHVPVAWVALYGPILSFVFSLIFLFTRNLIWDRFAFTANQLSFLFAVGVLFSGPIWAYSAWGVPWDKTDARLQSFFILCISLVSYFIFRYLVPNKTKKAILSAYLSVLCAVSAILTWGAIRWIENPGNHPGSVLGKGGMDSDMKLSMWLGVIAFHFLFLFLFLVSNRSEKIQDIRSKLKSELD
- a CDS encoding heme exporter protein CcmB; translation: MLLTLLKKEFYLIGRSLGGVVSLFTLSVSVVFIFYTSIEVNEMLSERSVRGIKWAIIFILNFVIVSQSLWEERESMGWEASLSFVSPISLYLAKSFAIWFCTILVNGALVLVLSVFFQNMSIDRYWGEWLFANLGSGCLVFLGVSLGLIAFESRLKEIIIPLLQLPFSIPLFLFGLEAEHRYWLEPGFYLPSVGLLLFFMIFYATLGSVMIEILKNEH
- a CDS encoding ABC transporter ATP-binding protein, which encodes MFALKNISVKVGGRPLLKNIHLEAKPNEITGLIGKSGSGKSTLFRLALGLLGETDGYQWSGNLFWKEKELPNRKNPKLQPVFQDPHGSFSHLGTMKELLLEPIRIKNHFFLKEETKRQEWDRIKTFCNRFELPEELLVKTKQELSGGQLQRFAILRALLMDPEYLLLDEPVTALDVLVQKKIAEELKQMNQTEKLGMFIVSHDLGFLSYMCDRIFVLDGGEIVEFGRTKEILTNPKSELLQSLMEARNHSFGGVVSSSESSN
- a CDS encoding tetratricopeptide repeat protein is translated as MFFRSFSLALLFLFPSLVWGQKLIGNQEYPEILWGKDQEFDTSDFPNGSFVHQKDDFILARGKLFQGEPPKSNGSFTFESETITNSGKWNNDTIELLLSGKPNARLQAIKRLEAGIRFDPQFFPFRYNLGRLYSLEMKYEKALVEFEYAKAEMPDYFKTYLHIAILSEITRQVYYAIMNYKLAVEKNPYDTEALIRLADHYLATGLKNRALLYLNKALKIEEESPNVKLGFARLEMEKGNFHIAYKIFNRTTLTTAEGKPKPYDKKFHYYFAETASKVTDYETAEEEYTKMLSFTNDPFFATVSSKVIARRRDIAKKFAEAKRTQLDDSEEETTPPNE